The genomic window GACCGGGAAGCCGATCGTCCGGGCGATCTCAAGAGCATTTTCAGGCTTCACTTCGCCATCGGAGCCGGGAACCACGGGAATGCCGAGTTCCTGCGCCGTCTGCTTGGCGGTGATCTTGTCGCCCATGATGCGGATATGTTCGGCGGTCGGCCCGATGAAGGTGATGCCATGCGCGTCAAGAATATCGGCAAATTTGGCGTTTTCCGACAGGAAGCCGTAACCGGGGTGAACGGCGTCTGCACCGGTTATTTCGCAGGCCGCAACGATCTGGTGGATGTTGAGGTAGCTGTCACGCGAGGGCGGCGGGCCGATGCAGACACTTTCGTCGGCAAGGCGCACATGCATGGCGTCGGCGTCGGCCGTGGAGTGCACGGCCACCGTCGGAATGCCAAGCTCCTTGGCGGCGCGCAGAACGCGCAGCGCAATCTCGCCGCGGTTGGCTATGAGGATCTTCGAAACCATGCTGAACCGCCTTTATTCGATGACCACGAGAGCTTCACCATACTCCACGGGCTGCGCGTCGTTGACGATGATTTCCACGATCTTGCCGGACTTGGGGGCCGGAATCTGGTTCATGGTCTTCATGGCCTCGACGATGAGGATGGTCTGGCCTTCCTTGACGGTCGCGCCCACTTCGATGAAGGGGCGTGCGCCCGGGGCAGGCGAGAGATAGACCGTGCCGACCATCGGCGAAGATACGGTGTTGGCCGGGTTGCGGGCCGGTGCTGCAGGTGCGGCCGGGGCAGCAACTGCCGCCACGGCAGCAGGTGCCGCTGCTGCCGGTGCGGGCGCATAAGCGGCGGGTGCTGCGGCATAGACCGTGGCGGGAACGGGAGCCGCGCGGGAAACGCGGATACGTAGGTCTTCCTGCTCCACTTCGATTTCCGAAAGGTCGGTATCATTGAGGATATTCGCGAGTTCGCGGATCAGTTCCTTGTCGATACCCTGTTTCTTTTCAGACATGACAAACCCTATTCTTTGTTTCTTTTTATGCCGTGATGTTCTTCAGCGCATGAAGCGCCATGACGTATCCATATGGTCCGAAACCGCAGATCATGCCCTTGGCGGCGGGCGAGACCATTGATTTGTGGCGGAATTCTTCCCGTGCATGGATATTGGAGATGTGCACTTCCACGACCGGAGTCGAAATTGCGCGAATGGCGTCGTGCAGGGCGATGGAGGTGTGGCTGTAAGCGCCGGGGTTGATGACGACACCCGCCGCCCGCTCGCCGGCCTCATGCAGCCAGTCCACAAGCACGCCCTCGTGGTTGGATTGGCGAAATTCCACCGAAAAACCGAGATCGGCTCCGGCGGTCACACAATCGTTTTCTATGTCTTTCAGCGTTTTGCCACCGTAGATACCCGGTTCCCGTTTTCCCAGCATGTTGAGATTGGGGCCGTTGATGACGATGATGATATTGCTCATTCGCGTTTCCATAAGAAAATCAGCGACACCTATAGACTGCGCAGCCTTCAAGGAAAAGCCCCTGCAAGCCCTAAACCGCAGGGGCTGCCCCTTATCTCACAGGCAATAAAGGCCTTTCGTCTGAATCACGAGCAGGTGGCTTTACCGCAGCTGCGCATATTGGCGATTTTTTCCTTCAGCGGGTCCGCACCGACAGCACCGAAAACCGCCTCGTCGCCAACGATATAGGAGGGCGTTCCGGTGATGCCGAGGCTGGTTGCAAGCTTGTAGGTCTCCTGCACCTGCGCGTCATTGGGGTTTTCCGCCATCGATTTGCGGATATCGGCTTCCTTGAGGCCCAGCGAGGTTGCGACTTCCATGGCGCTGTCCTCATTGGCCCGTCCACGGCCGCCAAGCAGTGTGCGCTGGAATTCGGCATATTTGGCAGGCGCCAAAAGCTTCACGGCGTTGGAGACGCGGTGTGCGGCAACCGATTCCGGCCCGAGGATCGGAAACTCCTTGAGGACGACGCGGACCTTCTTGTCGCCCTTCAGGATATTGTCCATGTCACCCATGGCGCGTTTGCAATAACCGCAATTATAGTCGAAAAACTCGACCAGTGTGACGTCGGCGTCGGGATTGCCGAGCGCCATGTCGTATTTCGATTCGAAGATGGCCTTCTTGTTGTCGGCAACCGCTTCCGCGGCCTTGGCGTTGCGCGAGGCATATTGCTTGCGTTCAAGCGCATCCTGAACCTCGAGCATGATTTCCGGGTTCTCGATCAGATACTGCTTGATGAACTCGCCCATTTCCTTCTTCTGCTGCTCATCGAGCGCATGCGCGGGCAGGGAGGCGAATACCGTCGAAAGGGCCGTCACGCTGGCGAGAAGGGTGGAACGGAGAAAATGCGCCATATCGGTCCTCATTCTGTTCGGCCGCAGCCTCTTGAAATCTTATGAAGGCAATTACCTTACTTTAAGCCAAATGCCATACGGCAAAAATACTTGTCCGCATTATGATCGCATGATTGTGAAGATTGTGATTCTGCGGCAAGTCTCTGAAATATGGTTCAGGAAAGAGCATGCCCTTGATTACGATGTCGAAGCGGAGCGCAGTCGAACCCTTTCACGCCATGGACATCCTGGCGGAAGCGAACAGGCGCAGGCAGGCGGGACGCCCCGTCATTTCCATGGCGGTCGGCCAGCCTTCCCACCCCGCACCGAAAGCCTCGCTGGCAGCGGCTGAGGCCGCGCTGAAACACGGGCGCATCGGATATACCGACGCGCTCGGCCTCCGCGAATTGCGCGAGGCGATCGCCGGCCATTACCGGCTGCGCCATCAGGTCGCCATCGATCCGGCCCGCATCGCCGTCACCACCGGTTCGTCAGCCGCCTTCAATCTTGCCTTCCTCAGCCTGTTCGATGCCGGCGACCATGTTGCCATCGCAAGGCCCGGTTACCCGGCCTATCGCAATATCCTGAAAGCGCTCGGCCTTAATGTCGTGGAAGTGCCGGTCACGGCCGAAACCGGCTATACGCTGACACCGGCAAGTCTCGAACGCGCGGAAACGAAAGCCGGCTGCAAGCTGAAGGGCGTGCTTCTGGCAAGCCCGGCCAATCCGACCGGCACGGTGACCGGCCGCGAGGCGCTGAAGCGGCTGGCGAGCTATTGCGAAAGCCGCGACATGGCCTTCATTTCCGACGAAATCTATCACGGCCTGACCTTTGTCGGCGAGGAAACGAGCGCGCTCGAAATCACCGACAATGCTGTCGTCATCAATTCTTTCTCCAAATATTATTGCATGACCGGCTGGCGCATCGGCTGGATGGTGCTGCCCGAAAATCTCGTCCGTCCGGTCGAGTGCCTGGCCCAGAGCCTTTATATCTCCCCGCCCGAACTCTCGCAGCTTGCGGCGACCGCGGCCTTTTCGGCAGCGGAGGAGCTCGATGTTTACCGGGAAAGCTATCGCACCAACCGCGATTTCCTGATGGCGCGCCTGCCGGAAATCGGCCTGCCGCTCGCATCCCCGATGGATGGGGCTTTTTACGCCTATGTCGATACCAGCCGTTTTTCCAATGACAGCATGGATTTCGCCAAGCGCATGCTGGCGGAAATCGACGTGGCGGCGACGCCGGGCATGGATTTCGATCCCGAGGAGGGCCACAGGGCGCTGCGCATTTCCTATGCGGGTTCGGTATCGGATATTGCCGAGGCGGTGGGACGTATTGCCGGATGGCTGAAATAAGCCACTGGACTGGCTTGGTTCACATGGGATCAGGCGGGTGCGCAGCTGAAGGTGCTGTTAAACGCCTTTTCGCCCTTTGCGGTGAAGGTCAGCACGCGACCGTTTCCGCGCCGCAGCCAGTCGCGCTGCTGCATGGCTTCCAGCAGCGAGGCGCCAAGCCCGCCGCCGAGGTGGTGGCGGCGTTCGCTCCAGTCCAGACAATGCAGGCAAACCGGGCGGCGGGCCTTTTCCAGCGGCGAAAGGTCGATGCCGAAGCTCGAGAAGAAATCGCGCCCGTCATCCGTCAGCGCTGGATCGTCACCTGATGTCACCAGTCCCTTGGCGATAATGGCGGCAAGCAGCGCCACACCGCTTTCCCCGGCCAGATGGTCGTAACAGATGCGCGCTTCACGCAGCGCCTTGTCCTTCGGCCCGGTGCGGACGCGGACCGCGCCCGTGCGTTGTGCAAGCCCCATCAAGGCTTCCAGAACATGCGCCACATCTTCGCCGGAGAGACGAAAATAACGATGCCGGCCCTGTTTCTCAGCCTTCAGCAATTGTGCCTCTGAGAGCTTGGCAAGATGCCCGCTGGCAGTCTGCAGGGTCACGCCGGCGGCCTCTGCAAGCTCGCTCGCCGTCAGCGCACGCCCATCCATCAGCGCCGTCAATATGTTGGCGCGGGCAGGGTCACCGATCAGGGCGGCGACATTGGCGATAAGAGGTCCATCCTTCATACTTCGACAATAACCGAAGTATTGATGTGGAGCAATGGTGTAAAAGGGAGAGATAGAGCACAAGGAGATCAACGATGTTGACCTGTTTCATCCGCTACGAAATCGACCCTTTCAAGGTCGATACCTTCGATCGATATGCCCGCAACTGGGGCGAGGCGATCCCGCGCTGCGGGGCTGATCTCATCGGTTATTACGCGCCAAAGGAGGGATCGAGCACGATTGCCTATGGTGTCTACAACATTGAAAATCTCGCCGCTTACGAAGCCTATAGGGCGCGGCTTGCCGCCGACCCGGCGGGGCGGGAAAATTATGAATTCGCCCGCCGTGAACAATTCATCCGCCGCGAGGACCGGCTGTTCCTGCGCCCTGCCTCCACTCCGGGTACGGGAGGCGGGCAATGATCGCCGTC from Agrobacterium tumefaciens includes these protein-coding regions:
- a CDS encoding DsbA family protein, coding for MAHFLRSTLLASVTALSTVFASLPAHALDEQQKKEMGEFIKQYLIENPEIMLEVQDALERKQYASRNAKAAEAVADNKKAIFESKYDMALGNPDADVTLVEFFDYNCGYCKRAMGDMDNILKGDKKVRVVLKEFPILGPESVAAHRVSNAVKLLAPAKYAEFQRTLLGGRGRANEDSAMEVATSLGLKEADIRKSMAENPNDAQVQETYKLATSLGITGTPSYIVGDEAVFGAVGADPLKEKIANMRSCGKATCS
- a CDS encoding ArsR/SmtB family transcription factor, encoding MKDGPLIANVAALIGDPARANILTALMDGRALTASELAEAAGVTLQTASGHLAKLSEAQLLKAEKQGRHRYFRLSGEDVAHVLEALMGLAQRTGAVRVRTGPKDKALREARICYDHLAGESGVALLAAIIAKGLVTSGDDPALTDDGRDFFSSFGIDLSPLEKARRPVCLHCLDWSERRHHLGGGLGASLLEAMQQRDWLRRGNGRVLTFTAKGEKAFNSTFSCAPA
- the aroQ gene encoding type II 3-dehydroquinate dehydratase; translation: MSNIIIVINGPNLNMLGKREPGIYGGKTLKDIENDCVTAGADLGFSVEFRQSNHEGVLVDWLHEAGERAAGVVINPGAYSHTSIALHDAIRAISTPVVEVHISNIHAREEFRHKSMVSPAAKGMICGFGPYGYVMALHALKNITA
- a CDS encoding NIPSNAP family protein, with translation MLTCFIRYEIDPFKVDTFDRYARNWGEAIPRCGADLIGYYAPKEGSSTIAYGVYNIENLAAYEAYRARLAADPAGRENYEFARREQFIRREDRLFLRPASTPGTGGGQ
- the accB gene encoding acetyl-CoA carboxylase biotin carboxyl carrier protein, translated to MSEKKQGIDKELIRELANILNDTDLSEIEVEQEDLRIRVSRAAPVPATVYAAAPAAYAPAPAAAAPAAVAAVAAPAAPAAPARNPANTVSSPMVGTVYLSPAPGARPFIEVGATVKEGQTILIVEAMKTMNQIPAPKSGKIVEIIVNDAQPVEYGEALVVIE
- a CDS encoding pyridoxal phosphate-dependent aminotransferase — translated: MITMSKRSAVEPFHAMDILAEANRRRQAGRPVISMAVGQPSHPAPKASLAAAEAALKHGRIGYTDALGLRELREAIAGHYRLRHQVAIDPARIAVTTGSSAAFNLAFLSLFDAGDHVAIARPGYPAYRNILKALGLNVVEVPVTAETGYTLTPASLERAETKAGCKLKGVLLASPANPTGTVTGREALKRLASYCESRDMAFISDEIYHGLTFVGEETSALEITDNAVVINSFSKYYCMTGWRIGWMVLPENLVRPVECLAQSLYISPPELSQLAATAAFSAAEELDVYRESYRTNRDFLMARLPEIGLPLASPMDGAFYAYVDTSRFSNDSMDFAKRMLAEIDVAATPGMDFDPEEGHRALRISYAGSVSDIAEAVGRIAGWLK